A stretch of the Odontesthes bonariensis isolate fOdoBon6 chromosome 5, fOdoBon6.hap1, whole genome shotgun sequence genome encodes the following:
- the LOC142380566 gene encoding uncharacterized protein LOC142380566: MGKNSRPEFMLPLLLMTALCLEANIELTIFNPGQTLDWNAARLYCQRNHVDLVTWDVVDSDWLAENFREKGDYFWIGLHRDQGLIWKWINVKTGEGLSGDDVAQDEIWSDIDLIGDCGLFKPVTKKWYQSKCDREYQFLCYDDNLVVVNENKTWEDALSHCREMTTPSKQYDLLSLTSPLNSYVSERIYRATTDEVWIGLRFLGEEWWWLDGEALNNGEMLPACPTMWKYCGAVSQNDTINWINRDCSERKNFICYYKDTV; encoded by the exons atggggaaaaacagccgCCCTGAGTTCATGCTACCACTCCTACTCATGACTGCACTTTGCTTAGAAGCAAATATAGAATTAACAATTTTTAATCCTGGTCAGACACTGGACTGGAATGCTGCGAGGCTTTACTGCCAAAGAAATCACGTTGACTTGGTTACTTGGGACGTGGTGGACTCAGATTGGCTGGCTGAGAACTTTAGAGAAAAAGGGGATTATTTCTGGATAGGCCTACACAGAGACCAAGGGTTAATCTGGAAGTGGATAAATGTAAA AACGGGGGAAGGGCTCTCAGGGGATGACGTCGCACAGGACGAAATCTGGAGTGATATAGATCTTATTGGTGACTGTGGCCTTTTTAAACCTGTGACTAAGAAATGGTACCAGAGCAAATGCGACAGAGAATATCAGTTTTTATGTTATGATGACAACCTAGTGGTGGTGAATGAGAACAAGACATGGGAGGACGCCTTGAGCCACTGCAGGGAAATGACAACACCATCAAAACAGTATGACCTGCTGAGCCTGACCAGCCCACTGAACAGCTATGTCAGTGAAAGGATCTACAGAGCCACCACTGATGAG GTTTGGATTGGCCTGCGCTTCCTGGGAGAGGAGTGGTGGTGGTTAGATGGAGAAGCGCTGAACAACGGAGAGATGCTGCCGGCCTGCCCGACCATGTGGAAATACTGTGGGGCCGTGTCACAAAATGACACAATCAACTGGATCAACAGGGACTGCTCAGAGAGAAAAAACTTCATCTGTTACTATAAAGACACCGTTTAA